A stretch of Lutra lutra chromosome 9, mLutLut1.2, whole genome shotgun sequence DNA encodes these proteins:
- the MMP9 gene encoding matrix metalloproteinase-9 isoform X2 → MDYLFRYGYTLVAEMNDKEQSLGPALRLLQRRLSLPETGELDKTTVEAMRTPRCGVPDLGRFQTFEGDLKWHHQDITYWIQNYSEDLPRDVIDDAFARAFALWSAVTPLTFTRVYGPEADIVIQFGVREHGDGYPFDGKDGLLAHAFPPGQGIQGDAHFDDEELWSLGKGVVVPTYFGNSDGAPCHFPFTFEGRSYSACTTDGRSDDVAWCSTTADYDTDRRFGFCPSERLFTQDGNGDGKPCVFPFTFEGKSYSTCTTDGRSDGYRWCATTANYDQDKLYGFCPTRVDSTATGGNSAGEPCVFPFIFLGKEYSTCTREGRGDGHLWCATTSNFDRDKKWGFCPDQGYSLFLVAAHEFGHALGLDHSSVPEALMYPMYSFTEGPPLHEDDVKGIQYLYGSRQNPEPGPPTVRPTAPPTVCPTGPPTTRPSERPTTGPTGPPAAGPTGPPTAGPSETTTVTFHPAEDICKVNFFDAIAEIRNRLHLFKDGKYWRFSKGKGRPVQGPFLITNSWPALPRKLDSVFEDPLTKKIFFFSGRQVWVYTGSSVLGPRRLDKLGLGPDVAQVTGALPQGGGKVLLFSWQRFWSFDVKAQTVDPKSLGLVEQAFPGVPLNSHNVFQYQGKAHFCQDRFYWRVNSWHEENQVDEVGYVTFDFLQCPED, encoded by the exons ATG gactATCTGTTTCGCTATGGCTACACTCTCGTGGCCGAGATGAACGACAAAGAGCAGTCCCTGGGTCCCGCGCTGCGGCTTCTCCAGAGGCGCCTGTCTCTGCCCGAGACTGGAGAGCTGGACAAAACCACCGTGGAGGCCATGCGGACCCCACGCTGCGGCGTCCCGGACCTGGGCAGGTTCCAGACCTTTGAGGGCGACCTCAAGTGGCACCACCAGGACATCACTTACTG GATCCAAAACTACTCCGAAGACTTGCCGCGCGACGTGATCGACGACGCCTTCGCCCGCGCGTTCGCGCTCTGGAGCGCAGTGACGCCCCTCACCTTCACTCGGGTGTACGGCCCCGAAGCCGACATCGTCATTCAGTTTGGTGTTAGGG AGCACGGAGATGGGTATCCCTTCGATGGCAAGGACGGGCTCCTGGCACACGCCTTTCCTCCCGGCCAGGGCATTCAGGGAGACGCCCACTTCGACGATGAAGAGTTGTGGTCCCTGGGCAAGGGCGTCG TGGTTCCGACCTACTTCGGAAACTCAGACGGCGCCCCCTGCCACTTCCCCTTCACCTTCGAGGGCCGCTCCTACTCCGCCTGCACCACGGACGGCCGCTCCGACGACGTGGCCTGGTGCAGCACCACGGCCGACTATGACACCGACCGCCGGTTCGGCTTCTGCCCCAGCGAGA GACTCTTCACCCAGGACGGCAATGGGGACGGCAAGCCCTGCGTGTTTCCCTTCACCTTCGAGGGCAAATCTTACTCCACCTGCACCACGGACGGTCGCTCGGACGGCTACCGCTGGTGCGCTACCACGGCCAACTACGACCAGGACAAACTCTACGGCTTCTGCCCGACCCGAG TCGACTCCACGGCGACCGGGGGCAACTCCGCGGGGGAGCCGTGTGTCTTCCCCTTCATCTTCCTGGGCAAGGAGTACTCGACCTGCACCAGGGAGGGCCGCGGAGATGGGCACCTCTGGTGCGCCACCACCTCTAACTTCGACAGAGACAAGAAGTGGGGCTTCTGCCCGGACCAAG GATACAGCCTGTTCCTTGTGGCCGCCCATGAGTTTGGCCATGCTCTGGGCTTAGATCACTCATCGGTGCCAGAAGCGCTCATGTACCCCATGTACAGCTTCACCGAGGGACCCCCACTGCATGAGGACGATGTGAAGGGCATCCAGTATCTGTACG GGTCTCGCCAGAACCCTGAACCAGGGCCTCCAACCGTCCGTCCCACCGCTCCACCAACCGTCTGCCCTACCGGGCCTCCAACGACCCGCCCCTCAGAGCGCCCCACTACTGGCCCCACAGGCCCCCCTGCAGCTGGCCCCACAGGTCCCCCCACTGCTGGCCCTTCTGAGACCACTACAGTGACTTTCCACCCGGCAGAGGATATATGCAAAGTGAACTTCTTCGACGCCATCGCAGAGATCAGGAACCGTCTGCATTTGTTCAAGGATGG GAAGTACTGGCGATTCTCCAAGGGCAAGGGGCGCCCGGTGCAGGGCCCTTTCCTTATCACTAATTCGTGGCCTGCGTTGCCCCGCAAGCTGGACTCCGTCTTCGAGGACCCGCTCACCAAgaagattttcttcttctctg GGCGCCAAGTGTGGGTGTACACAGGTTCGTCGGTGCTAGGCCCGAGGCGTCTGGACAAGCTGGGCCTGGGCCCCGACGTGGCCCAAGTCACTGGGGCCCTCCCGCAAGGCGGGGGGAAGGTGCTGCTGTTCAGCTGGCAGCGCTTCTGGAG TTTCGACGTGAAGGCGCAGACCGTCGATCCCAAGAGCCTCGGCTTGGTGGAGCAGGCGTTCCCCGGGGTGCCCTTGAACTCGCACAACGTCTTCCAGTACCAAG
- the MMP9 gene encoding matrix metalloproteinase-9 isoform X1: protein MSPSQPLVLVLLALGCCSAAPRPHQPTLVVFPGDWRANLTDKQLAQDYLFRYGYTLVAEMNDKEQSLGPALRLLQRRLSLPETGELDKTTVEAMRTPRCGVPDLGRFQTFEGDLKWHHQDITYWIQNYSEDLPRDVIDDAFARAFALWSAVTPLTFTRVYGPEADIVIQFGVREHGDGYPFDGKDGLLAHAFPPGQGIQGDAHFDDEELWSLGKGVVVPTYFGNSDGAPCHFPFTFEGRSYSACTTDGRSDDVAWCSTTADYDTDRRFGFCPSERLFTQDGNGDGKPCVFPFTFEGKSYSTCTTDGRSDGYRWCATTANYDQDKLYGFCPTRVDSTATGGNSAGEPCVFPFIFLGKEYSTCTREGRGDGHLWCATTSNFDRDKKWGFCPDQGYSLFLVAAHEFGHALGLDHSSVPEALMYPMYSFTEGPPLHEDDVKGIQYLYGSRQNPEPGPPTVRPTAPPTVCPTGPPTTRPSERPTTGPTGPPAAGPTGPPTAGPSETTTVTFHPAEDICKVNFFDAIAEIRNRLHLFKDGKYWRFSKGKGRPVQGPFLITNSWPALPRKLDSVFEDPLTKKIFFFSGRQVWVYTGSSVLGPRRLDKLGLGPDVAQVTGALPQGGGKVLLFSWQRFWSFDVKAQTVDPKSLGLVEQAFPGVPLNSHNVFQYQGKAHFCQDRFYWRVNSWHEENQVDEVGYVTFDFLQCPED, encoded by the exons ATGAGCCCCAGCCAGCCCCTGGTCCTGGTGCTCCTGGCGCTGGGCTGCTGCTCTGCGGCTCCCAGACCACACCAGCCCACCCTGGTGGTTTTCCCGGGAGATTGGAGAGCTAATCTCACTGACAAGCAGCTGGCACAG gactATCTGTTTCGCTATGGCTACACTCTCGTGGCCGAGATGAACGACAAAGAGCAGTCCCTGGGTCCCGCGCTGCGGCTTCTCCAGAGGCGCCTGTCTCTGCCCGAGACTGGAGAGCTGGACAAAACCACCGTGGAGGCCATGCGGACCCCACGCTGCGGCGTCCCGGACCTGGGCAGGTTCCAGACCTTTGAGGGCGACCTCAAGTGGCACCACCAGGACATCACTTACTG GATCCAAAACTACTCCGAAGACTTGCCGCGCGACGTGATCGACGACGCCTTCGCCCGCGCGTTCGCGCTCTGGAGCGCAGTGACGCCCCTCACCTTCACTCGGGTGTACGGCCCCGAAGCCGACATCGTCATTCAGTTTGGTGTTAGGG AGCACGGAGATGGGTATCCCTTCGATGGCAAGGACGGGCTCCTGGCACACGCCTTTCCTCCCGGCCAGGGCATTCAGGGAGACGCCCACTTCGACGATGAAGAGTTGTGGTCCCTGGGCAAGGGCGTCG TGGTTCCGACCTACTTCGGAAACTCAGACGGCGCCCCCTGCCACTTCCCCTTCACCTTCGAGGGCCGCTCCTACTCCGCCTGCACCACGGACGGCCGCTCCGACGACGTGGCCTGGTGCAGCACCACGGCCGACTATGACACCGACCGCCGGTTCGGCTTCTGCCCCAGCGAGA GACTCTTCACCCAGGACGGCAATGGGGACGGCAAGCCCTGCGTGTTTCCCTTCACCTTCGAGGGCAAATCTTACTCCACCTGCACCACGGACGGTCGCTCGGACGGCTACCGCTGGTGCGCTACCACGGCCAACTACGACCAGGACAAACTCTACGGCTTCTGCCCGACCCGAG TCGACTCCACGGCGACCGGGGGCAACTCCGCGGGGGAGCCGTGTGTCTTCCCCTTCATCTTCCTGGGCAAGGAGTACTCGACCTGCACCAGGGAGGGCCGCGGAGATGGGCACCTCTGGTGCGCCACCACCTCTAACTTCGACAGAGACAAGAAGTGGGGCTTCTGCCCGGACCAAG GATACAGCCTGTTCCTTGTGGCCGCCCATGAGTTTGGCCATGCTCTGGGCTTAGATCACTCATCGGTGCCAGAAGCGCTCATGTACCCCATGTACAGCTTCACCGAGGGACCCCCACTGCATGAGGACGATGTGAAGGGCATCCAGTATCTGTACG GGTCTCGCCAGAACCCTGAACCAGGGCCTCCAACCGTCCGTCCCACCGCTCCACCAACCGTCTGCCCTACCGGGCCTCCAACGACCCGCCCCTCAGAGCGCCCCACTACTGGCCCCACAGGCCCCCCTGCAGCTGGCCCCACAGGTCCCCCCACTGCTGGCCCTTCTGAGACCACTACAGTGACTTTCCACCCGGCAGAGGATATATGCAAAGTGAACTTCTTCGACGCCATCGCAGAGATCAGGAACCGTCTGCATTTGTTCAAGGATGG GAAGTACTGGCGATTCTCCAAGGGCAAGGGGCGCCCGGTGCAGGGCCCTTTCCTTATCACTAATTCGTGGCCTGCGTTGCCCCGCAAGCTGGACTCCGTCTTCGAGGACCCGCTCACCAAgaagattttcttcttctctg GGCGCCAAGTGTGGGTGTACACAGGTTCGTCGGTGCTAGGCCCGAGGCGTCTGGACAAGCTGGGCCTGGGCCCCGACGTGGCCCAAGTCACTGGGGCCCTCCCGCAAGGCGGGGGGAAGGTGCTGCTGTTCAGCTGGCAGCGCTTCTGGAG TTTCGACGTGAAGGCGCAGACCGTCGATCCCAAGAGCCTCGGCTTGGTGGAGCAGGCGTTCCCCGGGGTGCCCTTGAACTCGCACAACGTCTTCCAGTACCAAG